In Serratia sp. FDAARGOS_506, a genomic segment contains:
- the yegQ gene encoding tRNA 5-hydroxyuridine modification protein YegQ, with the protein MFTPELLSPAGTLKNMRYAFAYGADAVYAGQPRYSLRVRNNEFNHENLAQGINEAHALGKKFYVVVNIAPHNAKLKTFLRDLKPVIDMGPDALIMSDPGLIMMVREAFPQMDIHLSVQANAVNWATVKFWKQMGLTRVILSRELSLEEIAEIRAEVPDMELEIFVHGALCMAYSGRCLLSGYINKRDPNQGTCTNACRWQYKAEEGKEDDTGNIVHLHEPIPVQTVEPTLGIGAPTDKVFMLSEAQKPGEYMSAFEDEHGTYIMNSKDLRAIQHVERLTQLGVHSLKIEGRTKSFYYCARTAQVYRRAIDDAAAGKPFDPTLLTTLEGLAHRGYTEGFLRRHVHEAQQNYEYGSSLSERQQFVGEFTGVRSDGWAEVDVKNKFALGDSVEMMTPGGNVVFTLESMQNKKGEPIEVAPGNGHIVYLPIPPDIDLNYALLIRNLAEENSAGA; encoded by the coding sequence ATGTTTACACCGGAACTTCTCTCCCCGGCCGGAACGCTGAAAAACATGCGTTACGCCTTCGCCTATGGCGCCGATGCGGTTTACGCCGGCCAGCCGCGCTACAGCCTGCGGGTGCGCAACAACGAATTCAACCACGAGAATCTGGCGCAGGGCATCAACGAAGCCCATGCGCTGGGCAAAAAATTCTACGTGGTGGTGAACATCGCCCCGCACAACGCCAAGTTGAAAACCTTCCTGCGCGATCTGAAGCCGGTTATCGATATGGGCCCGGATGCGCTGATCATGTCCGATCCCGGCCTTATCATGATGGTGCGCGAAGCCTTCCCGCAGATGGACATCCACCTGTCGGTGCAGGCTAATGCCGTTAACTGGGCGACGGTGAAGTTCTGGAAGCAAATGGGCCTGACCCGCGTGATCCTCTCGCGCGAGCTGTCGCTGGAAGAGATCGCCGAGATCCGCGCCGAAGTGCCGGACATGGAGCTGGAAATCTTCGTCCACGGCGCGCTGTGCATGGCCTACTCCGGCCGCTGCCTGCTGTCCGGCTACATCAACAAGCGCGATCCTAACCAGGGCACCTGCACCAACGCCTGCCGTTGGCAGTACAAGGCGGAGGAAGGCAAAGAGGACGACACCGGCAATATCGTGCACCTGCACGAACCGATCCCGGTGCAGACCGTCGAGCCGACGCTGGGCATCGGCGCGCCGACCGACAAGGTGTTCATGCTGTCTGAAGCACAAAAACCAGGCGAATATATGAGCGCCTTCGAAGACGAACACGGCACCTATATCATGAACTCCAAGGATCTGCGCGCCATCCAGCACGTGGAGCGTTTGACGCAGCTCGGCGTGCATTCCCTGAAGATCGAAGGCCGCACCAAGTCCTTCTACTACTGCGCCCGCACCGCCCAGGTCTACCGCCGCGCCATCGACGACGCGGCCGCCGGAAAACCGTTCGATCCGACCCTGCTCACCACGCTGGAAGGCCTGGCGCACCGCGGCTACACCGAAGGCTTTCTGCGCCGCCACGTGCACGAAGCGCAGCAGAATTACGAATATGGTTCCTCGCTCTCCGAGCGCCAGCAGTTCGTCGGCGAATTCACCGGCGTGCGCAGTGATGGCTGGGCGGAAGTCGACGTGAAGAATAAGTTCGCGCTCGGCGACAGCGTCGAAATGATGACGCCGGGTGGCAACGTGGTCTTCACCCTCGAAAGCATGCAAAATAAGAAAGGGGAGCCGATTGAGGTGGCGCCGGGCAACGGCCATATCGTTTATTTGCCGATCCCGCCGGATATCGATCTCAATTATGCTTTGCTGATCCGCAATTTGGCGGAAGAAAATAGCGCCGGCGCATA